Proteins encoded by one window of Triplophysa rosa linkage group LG19, Trosa_1v2, whole genome shotgun sequence:
- the zgc:171740 gene encoding E3 ubiquitin-protein ligase rififylin — protein MDLGPLMCHTCQRLHCTFFERAELMRLKVKDLRDYLHLHEIPTQMCREKEELVELVLAQQTPRGSGGAESRSQPGGLAVPPHPLQEEEEEDGEEEEEEEEEEEEEEETGEEEEEEETGEEEEEEEVGEGEEEGEDEEESTDSEETLVHSRRASLSDLSSVEDIEGLSVRQLKEILARNFVNYQGCCEKWELMEKVTHLFNDQKDLHNLVSVSKTNKKEADPAEPSGQEDNLCKICMDFPIDCVLLECGHMVTCSKCGNRMNECPICRQYVVRAVHVFRS, from the exons ATGGATCTTGGGCCGCTGATGTGCCACACCTGTCAGCGGCTCCACTGCACGTTTTTTGAGCGTGCGGAATTGATGCGACTGAAGGTGAAGGACCTCCGGGACTACCTCCACCTGCACGAGATCCCTACACAGATGTGTCGGGAAAAGGAGGAGCTGGTGGAGCTGGTGCTGGCTCAACAGACTCCCAGGGGCAGCGGCGGTGCCGAGTCTCGTTCACAGCCGGGTGGGCTTGCTGTGCCACCTCATCCACTtcaagaggaggaggaagaggatggggaagaagaagaagaagaggaggaggaggaggaggaagaagaagaaacaggagaggaggaggaggaagaagaaacgggagaggaggaggaggaggaagaagtGGGAGAGGGAGAAGAAGAGGGGGAGGATGAGGAAGAG TCCACAGACAGCGAGGAAACTCTGGTGCACAGCAGAAGAGCCTCCCTGTCAGACCTGAGCAGCGTGGAGGACATCGAAGGCCTCAGCGTGCGGCAGCTAAAGGAGATCCTGGCTCGCAACTTTGTGAACTACCAGGGTTGCTGTGAGAAATGGGAACTGATGGAGAAGGTCACTCACCTCTTTAATGATCAGAAAGACCTTCACAACCTGG TTTCAGTTtcaaaaacgaacaaaaaagaAG CTGACCCAGCTGAGCCCAGCGGCCAGGAGGACAATCTGTGTAAGATCTGCATGGACTTTCCCATTGACTGTGTGCTGCTTGAGTGTGGACACATGGTCACATGCAGCAAGTGTGGGAACCGCATGAACGAGTGTCCCATCTGCCGACAGTACGTGGTTCGAGCCGTGCATGTCTTTAGATCATGA
- the jam3b gene encoding junctional adhesion molecule 3B — MALTPLACVLLLLSMQCTLAVILKSANTKPWVNEFDSVELSCMIESISTTHPRIEWKKIKNGEPSYVFFNNEIAGDLERRAKIREPATLFITNATRLDSADYRCEVSAPNDQKSFDEILISLVVRVKPVVPRCSVPKSVPVGKSAELHCVEDDGFPKSRYQWFRNKEEIPEDPKSSPKFFNSTYTLNGEMGTLKFSVVRKEDAGEYYCRARNEAGFSECAPQMMEVYDMNIAGIILGVLVVVVVLLCITVGICCAYKRGYFTSQKQTGNNYKAPAKGDGVDYVRTEDEGDFRHKSSFVI, encoded by the exons GCACCTTGGCAGTAATCCTGAAGTCGGCAAACACCAAACCGTGGGTCAATGAGTTTGATT CGGTCGAGCTGTCTTGCATGATAGAGTCCATCTCCACCACCCATCCCAGAATAGAATGGAAGAAGATAAAGAACGGAGAGCCCAGCtatgtgttttttaataatgaaataGCAG gTGACTTGGAGAGGAGAGCGAAAATTCGAGAACCTGCAACTTTATTCATTACGAATGCAACAAGATTGGACTCTGCAGATTATCGCTGTGAAGTGTCTGCCCCCAATGACCAAAAATCTTTTGATGAGATTCTGATATCTCTCGTCGTAAGAG TAAAGCCCGTAGTGCCCAGATGCTCCGTACCCAAGTCAGTCCCAGTTGGCAAATCAGCAGAGCTGCACTGTGTGGAGGATGATGGTTTCCCCAAATCTCGATACCAGTGGTTCCGTAACAAGGAGGAAATCCCAGAAGACCCCAAGAGCAGCCCGAAGTTCTTCAACTCCACTTATACCCTAAACGGAGAGATGGGGACGCTG AAATTCAGTGTCGTCAGAAAGGAGGACGCTGGGGAGTATTATTGCAGAGCCAGGAATGAGGCTGGATTCTCAGAATGCGCACCACAGATGATGGAAGTTT ATGACATGAACATTGCTGGAATCATCTTGGGTGTGCTGGTTGTGGTGGTGGTATTGTTGTGTATAACAGTTGGCATCTGCTGTGCCTATAAACGAGGCTATTTCACCAGCCAGAAGCAGACGGGAAACAA TTACAAAGCTCCAGCAAAAGGTGACGGAGTGGACTATGTAAGAACAGAAGATGAG GGGGATTTCCGGCACAAATCCTCATTTGTCATTTGA